From a single Calothrix sp. NIES-2098 genomic region:
- a CDS encoding fatty acid desaturase: protein MTTSIIKDQKQAYNPGNSDLKLKHIIKSLPKECFKKDRRKAWTNVLIAVVMVALGYFSIAISPWFLLPFAWIFTGTALTGFFVLAHDCGHRSFANRRWVNDLVGHLLMMPLIYPFHSWRIKHNYHHKHTNKLDEDNAWHPIRTEVFESWGPFRQSVFEGFMRNRLWWVGSIGHWAVVHFDWRNFKTKDQSSVKLSVAVVVLFAAVAFPLLIATTGIWGFVKFWLLPWLVYHFWMSTFTIVHHTASDVPFVAANKWNEALAQLSGTIHCDYPRWVEFLCHDINVHVPHHLSTAIPSYNLRLAYSSIKDNWGDYLHDESKFSWALMKQITDQCQLYVTDVGYKTFDDYYAGK from the coding sequence ATGACTACATCAATAATCAAAGATCAGAAACAAGCTTATAATCCTGGTAATTCCGACCTGAAGCTGAAACATATCATTAAAAGCTTGCCAAAGGAGTGCTTTAAGAAAGATAGGCGTAAAGCTTGGACAAATGTGCTGATTGCTGTTGTAATGGTAGCTTTGGGCTACTTCAGCATTGCCATTTCTCCTTGGTTCCTCTTACCTTTTGCTTGGATTTTTACAGGCACTGCTTTAACAGGTTTTTTTGTTCTCGCTCATGATTGTGGTCATCGTTCGTTTGCTAACCGTCGTTGGGTAAACGATTTAGTTGGGCATTTATTAATGATGCCTTTAATTTACCCATTTCACAGTTGGCGTATTAAGCATAATTATCACCATAAGCATACAAACAAGCTCGATGAGGACAACGCTTGGCATCCCATCCGGACAGAAGTATTTGAAAGTTGGGGCCCGTTCCGGCAATCTGTGTTTGAAGGCTTCATGCGTAACCGCCTCTGGTGGGTAGGTTCTATTGGACATTGGGCAGTTGTACATTTTGATTGGCGTAATTTCAAAACTAAAGACCAATCGAGTGTTAAGCTTTCTGTGGCTGTAGTAGTTCTGTTTGCAGCTGTTGCCTTCCCTTTGCTTATCGCCACAACTGGTATCTGGGGATTTGTCAAATTTTGGCTTTTACCCTGGTTGGTCTACCATTTTTGGATGAGTACTTTTACGATTGTTCACCATACCGCTTCCGATGTACCTTTCGTAGCAGCTAACAAGTGGAACGAGGCTTTAGCGCAACTATCGGGAACTATTCATTGTGATTATCCACGCTGGGTAGAATTCCTTTGCCACGATATCAACGTTCACGTACCTCATCATCTTTCGACTGCGATTCCTTCTTATAATCTGCGGCTAGCTTACAGCAGCATCAAAGACAACTGGGGAGATTATCTGCATGATGAAAGTAAGTTTTCTTGGGCGTTAATGAAACAAATTACAGACCAATGTCAACTGTATGTAACTGATGTTGGCTACAAAACTTTTGACGACTATTATGCAGGAAAATAA
- a CDS encoding stearoyl-CoA 9-desaturase — translation MTIATSTKLQINWVNTLFFAALHIGALFALVPSNFSWSAVGVGLLLYWITGGLGITLGFHRLVTHRSFQTPKWLEYVLVLFGTLACQGGPIEWVGTHRIHHLHSDTEQDPHDSNKGFWWSHMGWLIYHAPAHAEVPRFTKDIADDPVYQFLQKYFILVQVALGLLLLALGGWPMVVWGIFVRIVWVYHCTWLVNSATHKFGYRSHESGDRSTNCWWVALLVFGEGWHNNHHAYQYSARHGLEWWEIDMTWMTIQLLQALGLATNVKLADKKS, via the coding sequence ATGACAATTGCTACCTCAACCAAACTTCAAATTAACTGGGTTAACACCCTATTTTTCGCTGCATTGCACATCGGAGCTTTGTTTGCCTTGGTTCCTAGTAACTTTAGCTGGAGTGCAGTTGGTGTCGGTTTATTGCTCTACTGGATCACTGGTGGTTTAGGAATTACTTTGGGATTTCACCGTCTTGTTACCCATCGCAGTTTTCAAACTCCCAAGTGGTTGGAATATGTATTAGTGTTATTTGGAACTCTCGCCTGTCAAGGCGGGCCAATTGAGTGGGTAGGTACGCACCGTATCCATCATTTGCACTCGGATACCGAACAAGATCCCCATGATTCTAATAAGGGTTTTTGGTGGAGTCACATGGGTTGGCTGATTTATCACGCACCTGCTCACGCAGAAGTTCCTCGCTTCACTAAAGACATTGCCGATGACCCAGTTTATCAGTTTTTGCAAAAATATTTTATTCTCGTCCAAGTGGCTCTGGGTTTATTGCTACTGGCTTTAGGCGGTTGGCCGATGGTTGTTTGGGGGATTTTTGTCCGCATTGTTTGGGTTTACCACTGTACTTGGTTAGTCAATAGCGCCACCCATAAATTCGGTTATCGTAGTCATGAATCTGGCGATCGCTCTACAAACTGCTGGTGGGTAGCCTTACTAGTATTTGGTGAAGGCTGGCACAATAACCACCACGCTTATCAATACTCAGCTCGTCACGGCTTGGAATGGTGGGAAATTGACATGACTTGGATGACTATTCAATTGCTGCAAGCCCTTGGTCTCGCTACAAATGTGAAGCTGGCAGATAAAAAATCATAA
- a CDS encoding hypothetical protein (similar to aluminum resistance protein), whose protein sequence is MNSLEQLRQAEQALLEIFSGIDAQVKQNLQKVLNAFRDRRVGAHHFAGVSGYGHDDLGRETLDKVFAQVMGAEAAAVRVQFVSGTHAIACALFGVLRPGDEILAVVGSPYDTLEEVIGLRGQGQGSLIEFGINYRQLDLTSEGTIDWQALSTSVADNTRLVLIQRSCGYSWRPSLSIADIEKIVHLVKQQNPNTVCFVDNCYGEFIETKEPTDVGADLMAGSLIKNPGGTIVTAGGYVAGRADLVEAAACRLTAPGIGSYGGATFDQNRLLFQGLFLAPQMVGEAMKGTHLTGYVFDKLGYPVNPAPFAPRRDVIQAIKLSSAQKLIAFCKAVQQNSPIGSYLDPIPDEMPGYESQVVMAGGTFIEGSTLEFSADGPLREPYVVYCQGGTHWTHIAIALEAAIEAVGEA, encoded by the coding sequence ATGAACAGCTTGGAACAGCTGCGGCAAGCAGAACAGGCACTGTTAGAGATTTTTTCTGGAATTGACGCTCAGGTCAAGCAAAATCTTCAAAAAGTGCTGAATGCCTTTCGCGATCGACGTGTAGGCGCACACCACTTTGCAGGTGTAAGTGGCTACGGTCACGACGATTTAGGACGAGAAACTTTAGATAAAGTATTTGCCCAGGTAATGGGTGCCGAAGCGGCGGCGGTGCGGGTACAGTTTGTTTCCGGGACTCACGCGATCGCTTGTGCGTTATTTGGGGTGCTGCGTCCTGGAGATGAAATCTTAGCAGTGGTCGGTTCTCCCTACGATACGCTCGAAGAAGTGATTGGTTTACGGGGTCAGGGCCAAGGCTCCCTTATTGAGTTTGGCATAAATTACCGCCAATTAGACTTAACCTCGGAAGGAACTATAGATTGGCAAGCCTTAAGTACTAGTGTGGCAGATAACACCCGTTTAGTCTTAATTCAACGTTCCTGTGGCTATTCTTGGCGTCCTAGTCTATCCATTGCTGACATCGAAAAAATTGTCCACTTAGTCAAACAGCAAAATCCCAACACAGTTTGCTTTGTAGACAACTGCTATGGCGAATTTATCGAAACAAAAGAACCCACAGATGTGGGTGCTGATTTAATGGCAGGTTCATTGATTAAAAATCCTGGTGGCACGATTGTCACTGCTGGCGGGTATGTCGCCGGTCGTGCTGACTTAGTGGAAGCAGCTGCCTGTCGCCTCACTGCCCCTGGTATTGGTAGTTATGGTGGTGCTACTTTTGACCAAAATCGCCTGCTATTCCAAGGCTTATTTCTCGCCCCACAAATGGTAGGAGAGGCGATGAAAGGCACTCACCTAACCGGTTATGTGTTTGACAAGCTTGGTTATCCAGTAAATCCAGCCCCATTTGCTCCCCGGCGAGATGTGATTCAGGCAATTAAACTCAGTTCTGCCCAAAAGCTGATTGCCTTCTGTAAAGCCGTACAACAAAATTCTCCCATTGGTTCCTACCTCGACCCCATCCCCGATGAAATGCCGGGGTATGAGAGCCAGGTAGTCATGGCTGGGGGGACATTTATTGAGGGCAGTACCTTGGAATTCTCAGCAGATGGGCCTTTGCGCGA